One Candidatus Paceibacterota bacterium genomic region harbors:
- a CDS encoding DUF2283 domain-containing protein, with the protein MKISYDTTADALYIKLREGKFLENEEPTDGVIFDIGEDKSLLGIEILEASKKLSLNDLSHIDIQVPFATSKLVPA; encoded by the coding sequence ATGAAAATTAGCTACGACACAACAGCCGATGCGCTGTACATAAAACTTCGAGAAGGGAAGTTCTTGGAAAATGAAGAACCAACAGACGGTGTGATTTTTGACATTGGTGAAGACAAGTCACTGCTCGGCATTGAGATTTTGGAAGCAAGCAAAAAGCTGTCGCTGAATGACCTTTCGCATATCGATATTCAAGTACCGTTTGCAACATCAAAATTGGTGCCGGCCTAA
- a CDS encoding DUF4258 domain-containing protein — translation MTVIYTEHAKERMAERSITEKMVNEGLEHPDEKIVGHDEREVIFKKLKAGTIKIVCKPEGKHTIIISTIWHKTYEN, via the coding sequence ATGACCGTCATCTATACGGAACACGCAAAAGAGCGAATGGCTGAACGGTCAATCACCGAGAAAATGGTGAACGAAGGGCTAGAGCACCCAGATGAGAAAATAGTAGGACACGATGAACGAGAAGTAATCTTTAAGAAGTTAAAAGCAGGGACAATAAAAATAGTTTGTAAACCGGAGGGAAAGCATACGATTATCATCTCAACCATTTGGCACAAAACATATGAAAATTAG
- a CDS encoding reverse transcriptase/maturase family protein → MLHEQLKNKTYETGRYEAFYVRDPKLRHIHKATVFDRVLHQAIFRVLYHQFDQHFIFDSYSCRFRKGTHAGVERLHAFGRRVSANNNQLAYVLKCDIRKFFDTIDHEILLRLLSHVIHGEDTKWLIKKIIGSFEKIQGKAIPLGNVTSQLFANVYLNELDQFVKHILKQKYYIRYCDDFVILSQSHTELEALLPRVNVFLQEKLKLSLHPKKVSISKLRQGIDFLGYVQFPNHRILRTKTKKRMFRNIVGKEYNPDVIQSYVGLLKHCNGHGIQKTIG, encoded by the coding sequence TTGCTCCACGAACAGCTAAAAAACAAAACATACGAGACCGGCCGGTATGAAGCGTTCTACGTCCGCGATCCGAAACTCCGGCACATCCACAAAGCAACGGTCTTTGATCGCGTACTACACCAAGCAATTTTCCGAGTCTTGTATCACCAATTCGATCAGCATTTTATCTTCGACTCCTACTCATGCCGGTTTCGCAAGGGAACGCATGCGGGAGTCGAGCGACTGCATGCGTTCGGCCGAAGAGTTAGTGCGAATAATAATCAGCTCGCGTATGTGCTCAAATGCGATATTCGCAAGTTTTTCGATACTATCGATCACGAAATTTTGCTTAGACTACTGTCTCATGTTATCCACGGAGAAGATACTAAGTGGCTAATCAAAAAAATCATCGGCAGTTTTGAAAAAATACAAGGCAAGGCAATACCGCTCGGCAATGTGACGAGCCAACTGTTTGCCAATGTGTACCTGAATGAGCTGGATCAGTTCGTAAAACATATCCTTAAACAAAAGTACTACATTCGTTACTGCGATGATTTCGTTATACTTTCACAAAGTCATACAGAGCTTGAGGCTTTATTGCCTCGTGTCAACGTTTTTTTGCAAGAAAAACTAAAGCTCTCACTTCATCCGAAAAAAGTTTCGATTTCTAAACTACGGCAAGGAATTGATTTTCTCGGTTATGTGCAGTTTCCAAATCATCGCATTTTGCGAACAAAGACTAAAAAACGAATGTTTCGGAATATAGTAGGAAAAGAATATAATCCTGATGTAATACAGTCATATGTCGGGCTACTCAAACATTGCAATGGACATGGCATACAAAAAACAATTGGCTAA